In the genome of Streptomyces sp. 846.5, the window GATGAACAGCCGCCAGTCGATCGCCGAGGACGCCTGCTCGCTCGCGAGGTGGACGCTCACCCCGATCTGGCAGTTGCCGCGCTTGCCCAGCGCACCGCAGTACATCCGCGCCACGCCCGGCGAGTCCATGCCGTCCTTCGGGAACCCGGTGTCGTCGATCGTGTACGCCTCGGGAGCGATATGCACGTTCGCCCACCGGGCCACGTTTCGGCGTACCTGCGCATAGTCCCAGGTCGACGAGGAAACGAACTGCTGGAGTTGCTGGTGGTCCACGCCCAGCCGCTCGGCCATCGGCTGCATCGACTTGCGCTTGCCGTCCAGCATCAGCCCACGCAGATACAGCTCGCCCTTGGCCCGCTGGTCACGACGCGCCAGCGGGCCGAGCATCTCCTCCGCGAACGCCTCCAGGCGCGGGCGGACCTGTTCCATCTCCTCAGGTGTCACACCTGACAGAAGATCACAACATACCCCAGCAAAGAGAACTGGGGTACCTAACAAAGCCCTACTAGGGAAGTGCAACTTACTCACAGTGGGTCAGTTGCAGCCCCCAAGGGGCGCGGGGAACTGCGCGACCAGCCCGGCACACGCCGCACCAAAACAACGACCTACTCGCCCGCCTGCTCCAGCAGCGCCAGCGCCTCCGCGCCGTCCGTCGCGAAACGGACCAACCCGTCCAGCGGCCGTGGCAGGAACCCCTCTGCCTCCATCCGGGCCAGCTGAATCCTCAGCCCCTCGTAGAAGCCCTCGGTGTCCAGCAGCACCACCGGCTTGATGTGCAGGCCGTGCTTCTTGAGCTCCACCACCTCGGTGACCTCGTCCAGCGTCCCCAGGCCGCCGACCAGGACAACGATCGCGTCGGCCCGCGCCAGCAGCACGGCCTTGCGCTCGGCCAGGTCCGCGGTCATGACCATCTCGTCCGCGCCCTGGTAGCTCTTGTGGGACAGCAGGCCGACGTTGACTCCGACCAGCCGGCCGCCGGCCGCCCTGACCTCGTCGGCGACGACGCCCATCAGCCCGGCGTTGGAGCCGCCCCAGACCAGGGTGTGCCCGTGCTCGCCGAGCAGCCGGGCGAACTCCCGGACGGGCTTGGTGTAGCGCTCGTCCAGCGCGTACGCGGAACAGAAGACGGTGACGTTCATGGAGTCCCCCCAGATCGGTTGATAAGCCGGTCACCCGGCCAGCGCGGCCCGCTCGGTCGTGGCGATCGTCGCCGACCCCACCACCCGGGTGCCGTCGTAGAGCACCACGGCCTGGCCAGGGGCGATCCCCCGCTGCGGCTCGGCCAGGGCGACCCGGAGCTCGGACCCGTCCGGGTCCAGCTCGGCGGTGGCGGCCACCGGCTCGCCGTGGGCGCGCAGCTGGACCGTGTACGCCCCCGGGACGAAGGCCGCGGTGCCGCACCAGCGCGGCCTGATGCCGGTGAGGGCGGCGACGTCCAGGGCCTCCACCGGTCCCACCGTCACCCGGTTGTCGATCGGGGAGATGTCCAGGACGTAGCGGGGCTTGCCGTCGGCGGCCGGGTGGCCGATCTTCAGGCCCTTGCGCTGGCCGATGGTGAAGCCGTAGGCGCCGCTGTGCTCCCCCAGCCGGGTGCCGTCGACGTCGACGATCTCGCCGGGGGCGGTGCCGAGCCGCTGCTCCAGGAAGCCCTGGGTGTCGCCGTCGGCGATGAAGCAGATGTCGTGGCTGTCCGGCTTCCTGGCCACCGCCAGCCCGCGGCGCTCCGCCTCGGCGCGGACCAGCTCCTTGGGGGTGTCCCCGAGCGGGAACATCGCATGCGCCAGCTGCTCGGCGTCGAGCACGCCGAGGACGTACGACTGGTCCTTGCCCGGGTCGACCGCCCGGTGCAGCTCTCGGACGCCGTCCTCGGTGGTGAGGATCTGCGCGTAGTGGCCGGTGACCACGGCGTCAAACCCCAGCGCGACGGCCTTGTCCAGCAGCGCCGCGAACTTGATCTTCTCGTTGCAGCGCAGGCAGGGGTTGGGGGTGCGCCCGGCGGCGTACTCGGCGACGAAGTCGTCGATGACGTCCTCGCGGAAGCGCTCGGCCAGGTCCCAGACGTAGAAGGGGATGCCGATCACGTCGGCGGCCCGGCGGGCGTCGCGGGAGTCCTCCAGGGTGCAGCAGCCGCGGGCGCCGGTGCGGAAGGACTGCGGGTTGCTGGAGAGCGCCAGGTGCACCCCGGTCACCTCGTGCCCGGCTTCGGCCGCGCGCGCGGCGGCGACGGCGGAGTCCACGCCGCCGGACATCGCGGCCAGAACGCGGAGCTTGCCGGGAGCTGAGGGGGAGCCGTCTGGGGCGCCGGGGAAGTCACTCATGATGGAACCAGGGTACGTGGCCGCTCCAGCGCTTTGTTGCGGCCGGGCACGGATCAACGCGGATCAGGGACGCCGCGCTGCCGCCCCCGCCATCCGGGCCCGCTCCACCACCGGGCCGATGGCCTCCGCCAGGGCGGTCACATCGGCCCGGGTCGAGGTGTGACCGAGCGAGAACCGCAGTGAGGCCCGGGCCAGGGCCGGTTCGACGCCCATCGCCAGCAGCACATGGCTGGGCTGCGGGACGCCGGCCGAGCAGGCGGAGCCGGTGGAGCATTCGATGCCGCGGGCGTCCAGCAGCATCAGCAGGGCGTCGCCCTCGCAGCCGGGGAAGGAGAAGTGCGCGCTGGCCGACAGCCGACCGCTCACCTCGGCTGCGCGTTCCCCGCCGTCCTGAGCGCCGCCGTCCGCAGCGGCCGTGTGCCCGGGGTCGCCGTTGA includes:
- a CDS encoding TIGR00730 family Rossman fold protein, yielding MNVTVFCSAYALDERYTKPVREFARLLGEHGHTLVWGGSNAGLMGVVADEVRAAGGRLVGVNVGLLSHKSYQGADEMVMTADLAERKAVLLARADAIVVLVGGLGTLDEVTEVVELKKHGLHIKPVVLLDTEGFYEGLRIQLARMEAEGFLPRPLDGLVRFATDGAEALALLEQAGE
- the mnmA gene encoding tRNA 2-thiouridine(34) synthase MnmA — protein: MSDFPGAPDGSPSAPGKLRVLAAMSGGVDSAVAAARAAEAGHEVTGVHLALSSNPQSFRTGARGCCTLEDSRDARRAADVIGIPFYVWDLAERFREDVIDDFVAEYAAGRTPNPCLRCNEKIKFAALLDKAVALGFDAVVTGHYAQILTTEDGVRELHRAVDPGKDQSYVLGVLDAEQLAHAMFPLGDTPKELVRAEAERRGLAVARKPDSHDICFIADGDTQGFLEQRLGTAPGEIVDVDGTRLGEHSGAYGFTIGQRKGLKIGHPAADGKPRYVLDISPIDNRVTVGPVEALDVAALTGIRPRWCGTAAFVPGAYTVQLRAHGEPVAATAELDPDGSELRVALAEPQRGIAPGQAVVLYDGTRVVGSATIATTERAALAG